From Streptomyces asiaticus, one genomic window encodes:
- a CDS encoding NAD(P)/FAD-dependent oxidoreductase, with the protein MIGGGLAGLLAAWALRGYAERIVIVERDRYPDGPAFRSGVPQARHAHLLLEAGHRALEELMPGAREELLAAGAVRVPMSGVRWLSAAGWLAKYESEVAFLSCTRPLLDHTVLRRVRAEPTVRWLENTDVVGLLGTPGELTGVQVRARGDARARVRELRAEMVVDASGRTSSVPAWLTRLGCPPTPEERVDAGVSYASRMYHRPAGADPGFDVLYLQTKAPDAPRLGVVLPVEGGRWIASVGSMRGAQAEPGAAGFDRQLRLLRDPSLRELLAAAEPAGAVRGFWPGPGVRRHYERRAPRGLVVIGDAVCTFNPVYGQGITVSALGARALRAAAERHGGIGHRTAHTARKSIAAAADTAWMLSSSEDVRFPTTTGGPAGLGVRAQHRYLDRVIRRATVDPEVCKVLHEVMSMVAAPTALMRPAVLGAVLRGGGSGRPASP; encoded by the coding sequence GTGATCGGCGGAGGTCTCGCCGGGCTGCTGGCCGCATGGGCGCTGCGGGGATATGCCGAGCGCATTGTCATAGTCGAGCGTGACCGCTATCCCGACGGGCCGGCGTTCCGCTCGGGCGTTCCGCAGGCGCGTCACGCGCATCTGCTGCTCGAGGCCGGGCATCGGGCGCTGGAGGAGCTGATGCCCGGCGCGCGCGAGGAGTTGCTGGCCGCCGGCGCGGTGCGGGTGCCGATGTCGGGCGTGCGCTGGCTCAGCGCGGCCGGATGGCTCGCGAAGTACGAGAGTGAGGTCGCGTTCCTCTCATGCACCAGACCGCTGCTCGACCATACGGTGCTGCGCCGGGTGCGCGCCGAGCCCACGGTGCGATGGCTGGAGAACACCGACGTCGTCGGACTCCTCGGCACCCCGGGCGAGCTGACGGGTGTCCAGGTCCGGGCGCGGGGCGACGCCCGCGCCCGGGTGCGCGAGCTGCGCGCGGAGATGGTGGTCGACGCCTCCGGGCGCACCTCCTCGGTCCCCGCCTGGCTGACCCGGCTGGGCTGTCCGCCCACCCCCGAGGAGCGTGTCGACGCGGGGGTGTCGTACGCCAGCCGGATGTACCACCGCCCCGCCGGGGCGGATCCGGGCTTCGACGTGCTCTATCTCCAGACCAAGGCCCCCGACGCGCCCAGGCTCGGCGTGGTGCTGCCCGTGGAGGGCGGCCGGTGGATCGCCAGCGTCGGCAGTATGCGGGGAGCGCAGGCCGAGCCGGGTGCGGCCGGTTTCGACCGGCAGCTGCGTCTGCTGCGGGACCCTAGCCTGCGCGAGCTGCTGGCCGCGGCCGAGCCCGCCGGTGCGGTCCGCGGCTTCTGGCCCGGCCCGGGTGTGCGGCGTCACTACGAGCGCCGGGCGCCGCGAGGGCTGGTCGTCATCGGCGACGCCGTATGCACCTTCAACCCGGTCTACGGCCAGGGCATCACCGTGTCCGCGCTCGGCGCCCGCGCCCTGCGGGCCGCCGCCGAGCGCCACGGCGGCATCGGCCACCGTACGGCGCACACCGCCCGTAAGAGCATCGCGGCCGCCGCGGACACCGCGTGGATGCTGTCCTCCAGCGAGGACGTGCGCTTCCCCACCACCACGGGCGGCCCCGCCGGACTGGGGGTGCGGGCCCAGCACCGCTATCTGGACCGGGTCATCCGGCGCGCCACCGTCGACCCGGAGGTCTGCAAGGTCCTGCACGAGGTGATGTCCATGGTCGCCGCGCCCACCGCGCTGATGCGCCCCGCCGTCCTCGGGGCCGTGCTGCGCGGCGGAGGGAGCGGCCGACCCGCATCCCCCTAG